In Nonomuraea sp. NBC_00507, the following are encoded in one genomic region:
- a CDS encoding DUF4245 domain-containing protein, protein MRRFTEGFYGYAVALFVCLAGAGLFLLAAPQGREPHIPRRDYSITVANFGHSVPYAVWAPRQDPQDWVPNSNRIAKGENGAQVLYLGYATAKRAHAMFVQSNEQPAAGFAARMANSDKTVGTQQVGGVAWEQRYREDKKQRTLVRFLPDVTLVITGTADWPELAQLAALLQQRPKG, encoded by the coding sequence GTGCGACGGTTCACCGAAGGTTTCTACGGCTACGCGGTAGCGCTTTTCGTCTGCCTCGCGGGGGCGGGGTTGTTCCTGCTGGCGGCCCCGCAGGGCCGGGAACCGCACATCCCGCGGCGCGACTACTCGATCACCGTCGCCAACTTCGGCCACTCGGTGCCCTATGCGGTGTGGGCGCCGCGGCAGGACCCGCAGGACTGGGTGCCCAACAGCAACAGGATCGCCAAGGGCGAGAACGGCGCCCAGGTTCTCTACCTCGGCTACGCCACCGCCAAGCGGGCGCACGCGATGTTCGTGCAGAGCAACGAGCAGCCCGCCGCCGGGTTCGCCGCCCGCATGGCCAACTCCGACAAGACCGTCGGCACGCAACAGGTCGGCGGGGTCGCGTGGGAGCAGCGCTATCGCGAGGACAAGAAGCAGCGCACGCTGGTCCGCTTCCTGCCCGACGTGACCCTGGTGATCACTGGCACGGCGGACTGGCCCGAGCTGGCCCAGCTGGCAGCCCTCCTGCAGCAGCGCCCCAAGGGTTAG
- a CDS encoding TetR/AcrR family transcriptional regulator — MSDVEHVVAQPRTSERGAATRTSLLAAAREVFVSKGFAEAGVTDVVARADASVGSLYHHFSGKADLYLTLFEEWQARQTQRTKQAARAARAGGESDPMGVFLSAARAYLDGCMEERELAALFLRGDGPPGFEVVMRDRLRMWAQRNAALFEDEPALVVVVTGALAAAVSEVVRTGDRGLAEEVLAIIGQIRPAASATAPSSG; from the coding sequence ATGAGCGATGTGGAACACGTGGTGGCTCAGCCGCGCACGTCCGAGCGAGGCGCGGCGACGCGCACCTCGCTGCTCGCCGCCGCGCGGGAGGTCTTCGTCTCGAAGGGCTTCGCCGAGGCAGGCGTGACCGACGTGGTGGCCAGGGCCGACGCCAGCGTGGGCAGCCTCTACCACCACTTCTCCGGCAAGGCCGACCTCTACCTGACGCTGTTCGAGGAGTGGCAGGCCAGGCAGACCCAGCGGACCAAGCAGGCGGCCAGAGCGGCCCGCGCCGGTGGCGAGAGCGACCCCATGGGGGTGTTCCTCAGCGCCGCCCGTGCCTACCTCGACGGCTGCATGGAGGAGCGCGAGCTGGCCGCGCTGTTCCTGCGCGGCGACGGCCCGCCCGGCTTCGAGGTGGTCATGCGCGACCGGCTGCGCATGTGGGCGCAGCGCAACGCGGCGCTGTTCGAGGACGAGCCCGCTCTGGTCGTGGTGGTCACCGGCGCGCTGGCCGCGGCCGTCTCCGAGGTGGTGCGCACAGGCGACCGCGGCTTGGCCGAGGAGGTCCTCGCCATCATCGGGCAGATCCGCCCGGCCGCGTCCGCGACCGCCCCCTCCAGCGGGTAA
- the glpX gene encoding class II fructose-bisphosphatase, whose amino-acid sequence MSDSVPPALATSEHAPDRNLALELVRVTEAAAMAAARWVGRGDKNGADGAAVNAMRQLISTVSMNGVVVIGEGEKDHAPMLYNGERVGDGSGPDCDVAVDPIDGTRLTALGMPDAVSVIAVSERGSMYDPSAVFYMEKLVTGPEAADVVDIEAPVSANITAVARAKHCSPSDVTVVVLDRPRHERLVKEIRETGARIKFITDGDVAGAIMAARAGTGIDLMLGIGGTPEGIVAACALKCLGGVIQGKLWPRDDAERGKALDAGHDLNQVLTTNDLVSSDDVFFAATGITHGELMQGVRFRAGSAVTESLVMRGRSGTIRKIESEHQLWKLRAYSAINFDTAG is encoded by the coding sequence ATGTCCGATTCCGTACCGCCCGCGCTCGCCACGAGCGAGCACGCTCCTGACCGCAACCTGGCGCTGGAGCTCGTCCGCGTCACCGAGGCGGCCGCGATGGCCGCGGCCCGGTGGGTCGGCCGCGGTGACAAGAACGGCGCCGACGGCGCGGCGGTGAACGCCATGCGCCAGCTGATCAGCACGGTCTCGATGAACGGCGTGGTGGTCATCGGCGAGGGCGAGAAGGACCACGCCCCGATGTTGTACAACGGCGAGCGCGTGGGCGACGGCAGCGGCCCGGACTGCGACGTGGCCGTGGATCCCATCGACGGCACCCGGCTGACCGCGCTCGGCATGCCCGACGCCGTGTCGGTGATCGCGGTGAGCGAGCGCGGCTCGATGTACGACCCCTCGGCCGTGTTCTACATGGAGAAGCTGGTCACCGGCCCCGAGGCGGCCGACGTTGTCGACATCGAGGCCCCCGTGTCCGCCAACATCACCGCAGTCGCCAGGGCCAAGCACTGCTCCCCGTCCGACGTGACGGTGGTCGTGCTCGACCGGCCCAGGCACGAGCGGCTGGTCAAGGAGATCAGGGAGACCGGCGCGCGCATCAAGTTCATCACCGACGGCGACGTGGCCGGCGCGATCATGGCGGCCCGCGCGGGCACCGGCATCGACCTGATGCTGGGCATCGGCGGCACACCCGAGGGCATCGTGGCCGCGTGCGCGCTCAAGTGCCTCGGCGGGGTGATCCAGGGCAAGCTCTGGCCACGCGACGACGCCGAGCGCGGCAAGGCCCTCGACGCGGGACACGATCTCAACCAGGTGCTCACCACCAACGACCTGGTCAGCTCCGACGACGTGTTCTTCGCGGCGACGGGCATCACGCACGGCGAGCTCATGCAGGGCGTACGGTTCCGCGCCGGCTCCGCGGTCACGGAGTCGCTGGTGATGCGCGGCCGTTCGGGCACCATCCGCAAGATCGAGAGCGAGCACCAGCTCTGGAAGCTGCGCGCGTACAGCGCGATCAACTTCGACACGGCGGGCTGA